In one Lolium rigidum isolate FL_2022 chromosome 3, APGP_CSIRO_Lrig_0.1, whole genome shotgun sequence genomic region, the following are encoded:
- the LOC124698133 gene encoding uncharacterized protein LOC124698133, which yields MYATKSLSLFKSQPEAASRPPPEGRNSGYLVVKGDEDGDDDETCCWGHCGGTRVRDLPFPQDRVLTLRYTEHHGQNSRTYTDSVVFVPVPDAPLASNRYYAVVATGKRKGLVRTCSSEEDMTPCCFCRCISDVEPRPFDPADVYQQIEIVQRRRGRFTARAVAADGFPHFLYRKKYWRVYASKAKNHFDLGDAPGINAALRSRQLADASLPTAMSTAVGKWYCPFYLVKEDGVSPSEQMDRGPFYEVALEQRWEQIHVGSNLHSTRVLFGGSLEARQVVSSGAERHGDGYVWFRAAAGQSVGVCASVWERMRWEEYRGGWVEEEEEAGKVAGRSVLVERFVVKRMDGSVVVAFDFVHLNKVRGKQE from the coding sequence ATGTACGCGACCAAGTCCCTGTCCCTCTTCAAGAGCCAACCGGAGGCAGCATCCCGACCGCCGCCGGAGGGCCGGAACTCAGGCTACCTCGTGGTGAAGGGCGACGAGGACGGGGACGACGACGAGACGTGCTGCTGGGGGCACTGCGGCGGGACGCGCGTGCGGGACCTCCCGTTCCCGCAGGACCGCGTCCTCACGCTGCGCTATACGGAGCACCACGGGCAGAACAGCAGAACCTACACTGACTCCGTCGTCTTCGTTCCCGTCCCCGACGCGCCCCTCGCCTCCAACCGCTACTACGCCGTCGTCGCCACGGGGAAGCGCAAGGGGCTCGTCAGGACGTGCTCCAGCGAGGAGGACATGACCCCGTGCTGCTTCTGCCGCTGCATCAGCGACGTGGAGCCGCGCCCGTTCGACCCGGCTGACGTCTACCAGCAGATCGAGATCGTCCAGCGCCGTCGCGGGCGGTTCACGGCCAGGGCCGTGGCGGCCGACGGCTTCCCGCACTTCCTCTACCGAAAGAAGTACTGGCGGGTGTACGCCTCAAAGGCCAAGAACCACTTCGACCTCGGCGACGCACCGGGCATCAACGCGGCGCTCCGGTCGCGCCAGCTCGCCGACGCGAGCCTCCCGACGGCGATGTCAACGGCTGTCGGGAAATGGTACTGCCCGTTCTATCTCGTCAAAGAAGACGGCGTGTCCCCGTCGGAGCAGATGGACCGCGGCCCCTTCTACGAGGTGGCGCTGGAGCAGCGCTGGGAGCAGATCCACGTCGGCTCGAATCTGCACAGCACGAGGGTGCTCTTTGGCGGGAGCCTGGAGGCGAGGCAGGTGGTGTCGAGCGGCGCCGAGCGGCACGGCGACGGCTACGTGTGGTTCAGGGCAGCGGCCGGGCAGAGCGTGGGTGTGTGCGCGAGCGTGTGGGAGAGGATGAGGTGGGAGGAGTACAGGGGCGGGTgggtcgaggaggaggaggaggccgggaaGGTGGCCGGCCGGTCGGTGCTGGTGGAGAGGTTCGTGGTCAAGAGGATGGACGGGAGCGTCGTGGTAGCCTTTGACTTTGTGCACCTCAACAAGGTCAGAGGAAAGCAGGAGTGA